The following DNA comes from Novosphingobium sp. PP1Y.
AAGGGCCACTCCAGCGCGCCCTACATGCGCATCCGCAACAAGCTCGACGAGCTGAAGGGCGATCCGCGTTACCAGTTCATGTTCTCCGGCATGCTCGTCGGCGATACGATGGCGGACTTCATTTCGACGCTGTTCCGCCTGCCTTCGCGCGGGCGGCCGATTTCGATCATCGACGTTTCGGGCGTGCCTTCGGACATCACTTCGACGGTCGTTGCGGTGCTGAGCCGTCTTGTCTTCGACTTCGCGATCTGGTCGCGGGAGGAAAAGACCCGCCCGATCCTGCTCGTGTGCGAGGAAGCGCACCGCTACGTTCCCAACGAGAAGAACGCCGACGGTTCCTCGGTCGGGCGCATCCTTTCGCGCATCGCCAAGGAGGGCCGCAAGTACGGCATCTCGCTTGGCCTGATCACACAGCGTCCGTCAGACCTTGCCGAAGGCGTGCTGTCGCAGTGCGGCACGATCATCTCGATGCGCCTCAACAACGACCGCGACCAGGCTTTCGTGCGCGCGGCGATGCCGGAAGGTGCGCGCGGTTTCCTCGATTCCATACCGGCGCTGCGCAACCGCGAGTGCATCATCTGCGGCGAGGGCGTCTCGATCCCGATCCGCGTCTCCTTCGACGACCTCGAGGAATTCAAGCGTCCGGCTTCGGAAGATCCGTCCTTCACCCAGCTCTGGAATACGTCCGGCGGCGAGGAAGAGATGGTCCAGCGCACGGTTCAGCGCTGGCGCGCTCAGGGTCGCTGAACGAAGGGCGTCTAGTCCTTTGCGAAGGCGCGCCGCCAATTGCCCTTCGTATAGTAGGCGATTGTCAGCAGCATTGAGGCGATGCCCCCTACCGGAAAGGCCCACCAGACGGCATCGCCACCCATCTGCGGGTATAGCGCGTAATAGAAGCCAAGGCGGGCCGGGTAGAGCGCGATTGCCATGATGATCAGCGGCGCCACGACGGCGCCGTAGGCGCGCATGGTGCCCGACAGGATCATCGTCACCGACATGAAAAGGTAGGCGCAGGTGCAGATGAGCTGGATGCGTTCGGCAATCGGCATGGCCGGGCTGTTCCCGCCCAGGAACAGGGCAAGCAGCGGATGGTCGGCCAGGACGATGATCGCGGCGAGCGTGGTGGTCATCGCCAGGTTGCTCAGCACGCCGACGCGGGTCACTGCGCCGACGCGGGCATGATTGCCGGCTCCCAGCGTCTGCGCCACCATCGCACTGACGGCCGAGCCCACGGCGAAGGCGGGCATCTGCAGGTAGTTCCAAAGTTGCAGCGACGCGCCGTAGGCTGCGGCGGCGTTAAGCCCCTCGCGGTTCACCAGCCCGATCATGATGACGCCGGCCGATGAGAAAAGCAGCATCTGCGCGCCCATCGGCACGCCTTTGGTCACGATGTACTTCAGCTCTTCGCTTCGCGGGATTACATAACGCAATTCGGCTCCGCGCAGCCGCAGCGGCAGGTCCTTGCGGTAGATCTGGCGGATCTGGAACATCGTGCCGGAGAAGTTGGCGAAGGCCGTCGCCATGGCCGACCCGGCGATCCCCAGCGAGGGCACGGGCCCCAGGCCCATGATCAGCAGCGGGTTGAGCACGATGTCGAGCATGACCGTCAGGATCATGGCGTATAGCGGCGTCTTGGAATCCCCGGCGCCGCGCAGGGCCATGGAGATGATCATCGACATCACCCCGAACGGCACGGTGACGAAGATCACGCGCAAGTAGGCGAGGGCCTCGTGCACGCTGGCCTTGGGCGTGCCGAGAGCGTCGAGCAGGGCGGGCGAGAAGTACCAGCCCAGCGCGCCGGTCACGGCCGACAGGGCGACGCACAGGCCGAGCCCGGTGCCGAATGTCGCGCGCAGGGCTTCGATGTCGCGGGCACCGAAATGCTGGCCGACGCGCACCGTCGTCGCCATGCCCAGTCCGATCGTCGCGGCGATTACGAGGAACATCACGATATTGGCGTTGGCGGTTGCCGCCAGCGCGCTCTCGCCCAGCAGCCGGCCGACCCAGATCGTGTTGATCGAGCCGTTGAGCGTCTGCAGCACGTTCGACAGCAGCATCGGGATGGAGAAAAGGAGCAGGGTGCGCAGGATCGGTCCCTGCGTCAGGTCACCGCGCTGGGTCTTGCCGTGAGTGCCCTCGGCAAGGGCCTCCGCTTCCATCGATACCGCTTCGCTCATGTTCCCCGCGTGTCGCCCCAGAGGTGGATGTGCAGCCGGTCGGTAAAGCGCAGGCCCCTGCTCACGCACAAGTCGGCCAGCCAGGCGGAGCGCTGGCGCACCACCTCGCTCGAGCGGCCTTCTGGCATTAGGAAGATGCGCTCGCCCGGAATCGCGTAAGTCTGCTGGAGCGCAAGCACTTCGTCGAGGTCTTCCGGCTCGGCAATGACGAACTTGAAGTAGCCACGTGGATCGGCCGACCATGCCGCGAGGCGCTGCGGGATCAGCGCGAGGTCCGCCGGGTTGCCGCTGTGGGCGAGCTTGGGGCTGACATTGAACTGGTGAATCAGCGGATCGAGCGCGGCGTGGGGCGCAACCGAGCCATTGGTCTCGATCTCGACATGCATGCCGGGGCGCAGCGCGTTCAGTTCACCGATCATGCGGGCCAGCGCCGGACCCTGCAGCAGCGGTTCGCCGCCGGTGATCACGAGCCGGTCGGGAGGCAGGGCAGCAACCTGCGCCGCCACGTCCGCTTCCGCCAGCGAGAGCTGGTTCGCCGTGCGCTTGAAGGCAGTGTCGTCGCGGTGGGGGCGGTTGTCACCCTCGAAACGCCAGGTGTAGGCGGTATCGCACCACTGGCAGGCAAGGTTGCAGCGCGAGAGCCGCACGAAAGTGCTCGGACGTCCCATCGACGCACCTTCGCCCTGCAGCGAAGCGAAGATTTCTGGTTCACCCGGCGTGGTCGTGGCAAGGATCAGGGGCATCGAAGGCGGGTTTCGGTTCCGACAGGTTTACACGGTTTACACAGTCCAGAGGCAATTGGCACCGCTCTGTGGGCCGCCTTGATTACACCTGTTTTGCAAGGGCTTTGAGGGACGGGCATGGCGGTACAGTGACAGACCCGGCCCGTGTAGGAAATGGTGAAGATAGCGTGGTGCCGGTGCGTTGCGGGTGCGTCGACAGGCCTGGCAAAAGGGCGGGCGGAGCGAGACGTTTCGCTCCGCCCGCCCTGAGCCTGTCGAAGGCCAAAGGCGCCTGGCTTACCCCAGGCGCGCCAGTGCCGCCGCAAGGCGCTCGGCTTCGGCGGTGTGGTGCGCGTGGTCGCTGCGGGCCTTCTCGACCGCCTCGGGCTTGGCCTTTTCGACGAACTTGGGGTTCGAGAGGCGGCCTTCCAGCGACTTGGCTTCCTTCTGCGAGGCGGCCAGCGCCTTTTCGAGGCGGGCCTTTTCCGCCGCGATGTCGATCACGCCTTCCAGCGGGATCGCCAGCATCGCATCGCCGGCGCCGACTTGCAGCAGTGCGCCTGCCGGGGCCGCTTCGAAGTGGATCGCATCGAGGCGGGCAAGGCGGTCGATCGCCGCGCCGTTGCGCTCGACGATGGCCCTTGTCGCTTCGCTCGGATCGGCAAGGTAGGCGGTCAGGCGTGCGCCCGGCGCAATGCCGAGTTCGGCCTTGGCGCCGCGCAGGTTGCCGATCAGCGCGATCAGCCACTCGACTTCGGCCTTGGCGGCGCCGTCGATCGCGGCGTTCGGGGCGGGCCACTTCGCGGTGATCAGCGGGTAATCGCCGCGCTCGCCCATCTTGCTCCACAGCTCCTCGGTCACGAAGGGCATGAAGGGGTGAAGCATGACGAGTATCTGGTCGAGCACCCAACCGGCGACGGCCTTGGTCTCCGCGTCGAAGTTGCCCTTCACCAGTTCGATGTACCAGTCGCAGAACTGGTCCCAGACGAAGTGGTAGATGGTGTTCGCCGCCGCGTCGAAGCGCAGCTCGGCCATGGCCTTGTCGAGTTCGGCCAGGGTCTCGACGACTTCGCCGATGATCCACTTGTTGACTGCCGTCGTGGCCGCCGGGGCCTCTACCGAGGTCGAGGCGCCGATGCCGTTGCTCTGGCAGAAGCGGGCCGCGTTCCACAGCTTGGTCGCGAAGTTGCGGTAACCCTCGACGCGTTTTTCATCCATCTTCACGTCGCGGCCCTGGCTTTCCATGGCCGACATGAAGAAGCGCAGCGCGTCGGCGCCGTACTTGTCGATCAGGCCGAGCGGGTCGACGACGTTGCCCTTGGACTTTGACATCTTCTGCCCGTCCGCCGCGCGCACGAGGCCATGCAGGTAGAGCCGCTTCCACGGCACTTCCTTCATGAAGTGGATGCCCTGCATCGCCATGCGCGCATCCCAGAAGAACAGGATGTCGAAGCCGGAAACGAGCAGGTCGTTGGGGTAGTGCTTCTTGAGCAGCGGCGCGTCCTCGTCCGGCCAGCCCAGCGTGGCGAAAGGCCACAGTGCCGACGAGAACCACGTGTCGAGGACGTCCTCGTCGCGGGTCAGCTTCTTGTTGCCGGCCAGCGCCTGCGCTTCTTCCTCGGTCTCGGCGACATAGACTTCGCCGTCCTCGGCATACCACGCCGGAATCCGGTGGCCCCACCAGAGCTGGCGGCTGACGCACCACGGCTGGATGTTCTCCATCCAGTTGAAGAAGGTCTTTTCCCAGGTCTTGGGGACGATCTCGATCTTGCCCGAGCGCACTGCCTCGAGCGGGGGCTGGGCCAGGGTTTCGGCATCGACGTACCACTGGTCGGTCAGCCAGGGTTCGATGACCACGCCGCCGCGGTCGCCGAAGGGGGTCTGGATCGTGCGCGGCTCGGCGTCGTGAAGGACTTCGTTGCCTTCCTTGTCCCTGGTGACGTGGGGGATGAGGAAGCCCAGTTCCTTCATCTCGGCCACCACGGCATCGCGCGCAGCGAAGCGCTCCATGCCAAGGTACTTTTCGGGAATCAGGCCATCCGCGGTCTGCACCACGTTGGCTTCGGCATCGAACATGTTGAGCATGTCCGCAGGCTTGATTCCGGCGCGCTTGCCGACTTCGAAGTCGTTGAAGTCATGGCCCGGCGTGATCTTCACCGCGCCCGAGCCCAGCTGCGGATCGGCGTGCTCGTCGCCCACCACCTTGAAGCGGCGCCCGGTGATCGGCTGGAGGATCTCCTTGCCGATGACGGCCTCGTAGCGCTCGTCCTCGGGATGGACAGCCACGGCCATGTCGGCCAGCATCGTTTCCGGGCGCGTGGTGGCGACCTCGATGTAGTCCTGCCCGTTGGCAAGCGTCACGCCGTCGGCCAGCGGGTACTTGAAGTGCCAGAAACCGCCCTGCATCTCGCGCGTCTCGACCTCGAGATCGGAGATCGCGGTCTTGAGCTTGGGGTCCCAGTTCACCAGCCGCTTGTCGCGGTAGATCAGGCCCTGGTTGTAGAGATCGACGAAGACCTTCACGACCGCCCTGGTGAAGTGCGGGTCCATCGTGAACTGCTCGCGGCTCCAGTCCATCGAGCAGCCCAGGCGGCGCAGCTGGCGGGTGATGGTGCCGCCGCTTTCGTGCTTCCATTCCCAGACCTTGTCGACGAAGGCTTCGCGCGAATAGTTGGTGCGCTTGTCCTGTTTCGCTTCCATCTGGCGCTCGACCACCATCTGCGTGGCGATGCCGGCGTGATCGGTGCCCACCACCCACAGCGCGTCCTTGCCGCGCAGGCGCTCGTAGCGGATGACGATGTCCTGCAGCGTGTTGTCGAGCGCGTGGCCGATGTGCAGCGAGCCGGTGACGTTCGGCGGCGGATTGACGATGGTGAACGGCTGCGCGTCCGGGCGCTCCGGGCGGAACAGGCCGTTGTCTTCCCAGTGGGAATACCACTTCGCCTCGATCGGGGCGGGGTCGAAAGTCTTGTCGAGCGCAGGCGCGGGATTCTGGTCGGTCATGGCGCGGCGCTTTGCCAGTGCTGGGCAAGTCGCGCAAGTTGCCAGTGCGGCCTCTCGCGGGTCCGTGCCTTTGTTTCGCCGCACGGCCCTGCGAAAGCAAGGGATCGACGTCGCGGCGAACAATTCGTCGCAGCCGGGGAACCTCTTGCCGGTCCACGGTTTTTCCCCCAATACGAGCGCACATGCGGGAATGGGCTGAATTCACTCTGTCGGAAAGCGACGAAGGCGGTGTTCCTACGCTGGCGCTGCAGGGACCACTGCGCGTGCATTCGCTGGGCGATCTCGAGGACAAGCTTGAGGCTGTCGACGGGCATTTTCAGCAGATCGACCTCTCCGGCGTTACCGATATCGATACGACAGGCGCGTGGCTGGTCTCGCGATTTGCCGACCGGCGAGGCGTGGCAATCGTTCATGAAAGCGAGCAGGCGCGGCGGCTCTTCGCAGCCATCGGCAGCGTCGAGGGGGAGGAAGCGGAGATCGCGCCGGAGCCTCCGCTGCTGCGCCGCACGGTCGCGGAATTCGGCGGTGTCGTGACCCTGTGGGGGCGCGGAGCGATGAGCGCTGTCGCCTTCCTGGGCGAACTCATCATGAGCCTGGGCACGATCGTCCGCCACCCCTCGCGGCTGCGGGTCAAGTCGTTGGTCCATCACATGCAGTACGTGGGCATCAACTCGCTGTGGATCATCAGCCTGATGAGCTTCCTCATCGGCATCGTCATTGCCCAGCAGGGCGCGGTGCAGCTCGCCCAGTTCGGCGCGGAGATCTACACCATCAACCTGACTGGGCGCCTTTCGATGCGGGAGCTTGGTATCCTGATGACCTCGATCATGGTCGCGGGGCGTTCGGGTTCCGCCTTTGCGGCGCAGATCGGGACGATGAAGCTGACCGAGGAAGTCGACGCCATGCGCACCATCGGCGTCTCGCCGATGGAAGCGCTGGTGGTGCCGCGCGTGCTCGCCTCGATGATCATGATGCCGCTGCTCGGCTTCTGGTCGGCGATCCTCGCGATCATCGGCGGCGCCTTCATCTCGAACTTCGCGCTCGACATTCCGTTCTGGACATTCCTGCAGCGCACCCAGGCCGTGGTGCCGATCACGGACGTGTGGATCGGCCTGCTCAAGGCCCCGGTCTTCGCGCTGATCGTCGCGCTGGCGGGCTGCTATCAGGGCATGCAGGTAACCACCAACGCCGAGGAAGTGGGCAGCCGCACCACCCAGTCGGTCGTCACCGCGATCTTCACCGTCATCGTCCTCGACGCTTTCTTCGCGATCTTCTTCACGGAGATCGGCTGGAAATGAGCGACACCCAGGAATATCCGATCCAGGTCGAGGGGCTGCGCAACGCCTTCGGTGAGCACGTGATCCACGAGGATCTCTCGCTGAAAGTCCGCAAGGGCGAGATTCTCGGTGTCGTCGGCGGCTCGGGCACCGGCAAGTCGGTACTGATGCGCTCGATCATCGGCTTGCAGCGGCCCACCGCGGGCACCGTCAC
Coding sequences within:
- a CDS encoding MATE family efflux transporter, whose amino-acid sequence is MSEAVSMEAEALAEGTHGKTQRGDLTQGPILRTLLLFSIPMLLSNVLQTLNGSINTIWVGRLLGESALAATANANIVMFLVIAATIGLGMATTVRVGQHFGARDIEALRATFGTGLGLCVALSAVTGALGWYFSPALLDALGTPKASVHEALAYLRVIFVTVPFGVMSMIISMALRGAGDSKTPLYAMILTVMLDIVLNPLLIMGLGPVPSLGIAGSAMATAFANFSGTMFQIRQIYRKDLPLRLRGAELRYVIPRSEELKYIVTKGVPMGAQMLLFSSAGVIMIGLVNREGLNAAAAYGASLQLWNYLQMPAFAVGSAVSAMVAQTLGAGNHARVGAVTRVGVLSNLAMTTTLAAIIVLADHPLLALFLGGNSPAMPIAERIQLICTCAYLFMSVTMILSGTMRAYGAVVAPLIIMAIALYPARLGFYYALYPQMGGDAVWWAFPVGGIASMLLTIAYYTKGNWRRAFAKD
- a CDS encoding ABC transporter permease; translation: MREWAEFTLSESDEGGVPTLALQGPLRVHSLGDLEDKLEAVDGHFQQIDLSGVTDIDTTGAWLVSRFADRRGVAIVHESEQARRLFAAIGSVEGEEAEIAPEPPLLRRTVAEFGGVVTLWGRGAMSAVAFLGELIMSLGTIVRHPSRLRVKSLVHHMQYVGINSLWIISLMSFLIGIVIAQQGAVQLAQFGAEIYTINLTGRLSMRELGILMTSIMVAGRSGSAFAAQIGTMKLTEEVDAMRTIGVSPMEALVVPRVLASMIMMPLLGFWSAILAIIGGAFISNFALDIPFWTFLQRTQAVVPITDVWIGLLKAPVFALIVALAGCYQGMQVTTNAEEVGSRTTQSVVTAIFTVIVLDAFFAIFFTEIGWK
- a CDS encoding 7-carboxy-7-deazaguanine synthase QueE, which encodes MPLILATTTPGEPEIFASLQGEGASMGRPSTFVRLSRCNLACQWCDTAYTWRFEGDNRPHRDDTAFKRTANQLSLAEADVAAQVAALPPDRLVITGGEPLLQGPALARMIGELNALRPGMHVEIETNGSVAPHAALDPLIHQFNVSPKLAHSGNPADLALIPQRLAAWSADPRGYFKFVIAEPEDLDEVLALQQTYAIPGERIFLMPEGRSSEVVRQRSAWLADLCVSRGLRFTDRLHIHLWGDTRGT
- a CDS encoding valine--tRNA ligase, whose protein sequence is MTDQNPAPALDKTFDPAPIEAKWYSHWEDNGLFRPERPDAQPFTIVNPPPNVTGSLHIGHALDNTLQDIVIRYERLRGKDALWVVGTDHAGIATQMVVERQMEAKQDKRTNYSREAFVDKVWEWKHESGGTITRQLRRLGCSMDWSREQFTMDPHFTRAVVKVFVDLYNQGLIYRDKRLVNWDPKLKTAISDLEVETREMQGGFWHFKYPLADGVTLANGQDYIEVATTRPETMLADMAVAVHPEDERYEAVIGKEILQPITGRRFKVVGDEHADPQLGSGAVKITPGHDFNDFEVGKRAGIKPADMLNMFDAEANVVQTADGLIPEKYLGMERFAARDAVVAEMKELGFLIPHVTRDKEGNEVLHDAEPRTIQTPFGDRGGVVIEPWLTDQWYVDAETLAQPPLEAVRSGKIEIVPKTWEKTFFNWMENIQPWCVSRQLWWGHRIPAWYAEDGEVYVAETEEEAQALAGNKKLTRDEDVLDTWFSSALWPFATLGWPDEDAPLLKKHYPNDLLVSGFDILFFWDARMAMQGIHFMKEVPWKRLYLHGLVRAADGQKMSKSKGNVVDPLGLIDKYGADALRFFMSAMESQGRDVKMDEKRVEGYRNFATKLWNAARFCQSNGIGASTSVEAPAATTAVNKWIIGEVVETLAELDKAMAELRFDAAANTIYHFVWDQFCDWYIELVKGNFDAETKAVAGWVLDQILVMLHPFMPFVTEELWSKMGERGDYPLITAKWPAPNAAIDGAAKAEVEWLIALIGNLRGAKAELGIAPGARLTAYLADPSEATRAIVERNGAAIDRLARLDAIHFEAAPAGALLQVGAGDAMLAIPLEGVIDIAAEKARLEKALAASQKEAKSLEGRLSNPKFVEKAKPEAVEKARSDHAHHTAEAERLAAALARLG